Proteins from a single region of Streptomyces spectabilis:
- a CDS encoding superoxide dismutase: MAIYTLPELPYDYAALEPVINPQIIELHHDKHHAAYVKGANDTLEQLAEARDKESWGAINGLEKNLAFHLSGHILHSIYWHNMNGPKDGGGGEPTHADGVGELADAITESFGSFAKFKAQLTKASATTQGSGWGVLAYEPLSNRLIVEQIYDHQGNVGQGSTPILVFDAWEHAFYLQYKNQKVDFIEAMWQVVNWQDVAKRYEAAKQRVNSLLLAP; the protein is encoded by the coding sequence ATGGCCATTTACACGCTCCCTGAACTTCCGTACGACTACGCGGCGCTCGAGCCGGTGATCAACCCGCAGATCATCGAGCTGCACCACGACAAGCACCACGCCGCGTACGTGAAGGGTGCGAACGACACCCTGGAGCAGCTGGCGGAGGCACGCGACAAGGAGTCGTGGGGCGCGATCAACGGCCTGGAGAAGAACCTGGCCTTCCACCTGTCCGGGCACATCCTGCACAGCATCTACTGGCACAACATGAACGGCCCGAAGGACGGCGGCGGCGGTGAGCCCACGCACGCCGACGGCGTGGGCGAGCTCGCGGACGCCATCACCGAGTCCTTCGGCTCCTTCGCCAAGTTCAAGGCGCAGCTGACGAAGGCCTCGGCGACGACGCAGGGTTCGGGCTGGGGCGTGCTCGCCTACGAGCCGCTCAGCAACCGCCTGATCGTCGAGCAGATCTACGACCACCAGGGCAACGTCGGCCAGGGCTCGACGCCGATCCTGGTCTTCGACGCCTGGGAGCACGCCTTCTACCTGCAGTACAAGAACCAGAAGGTGGACTTCATCGAGGCCATGTGGCAGGTCGTCAACTGGCAGGACGTGGCCAAGCGCTACGAGGCCGCCAAGCAGCGCGTAAACAGCCTGCTGCTGGCTCCCTGA
- a CDS encoding DsbA family protein — translation MSETAVKTPVDFWFDPLCPWAWMTSRWVLEVEKVRDIEVSWHVMSLAVLNEDKLDELPEEYREMLATKAWGPVRVVIAAQQEHGAQVLGDLYTALGTRIHNRGEGPTKEAVAGALKEVGLPESLLDHWDETPYEAELRASHNEGIEKVGQEVGTPVIAVPGADGEQIAFFGPVVTPAPKGEAAARLWDGTLLVASTPGFYEIKRTRTQGPIFD, via the coding sequence ATGTCCGAGACCGCTGTGAAGACCCCCGTCGACTTCTGGTTCGACCCGCTCTGCCCCTGGGCCTGGATGACCTCACGCTGGGTCCTGGAGGTCGAGAAGGTCCGCGACATCGAGGTGAGCTGGCACGTGATGAGCCTTGCCGTGCTCAACGAGGACAAGCTCGACGAGCTGCCCGAGGAGTACCGCGAGATGCTGGCGACCAAGGCGTGGGGCCCGGTGCGCGTGGTCATCGCCGCCCAGCAGGAGCACGGTGCGCAGGTGCTCGGTGACCTCTACACCGCGCTCGGCACCCGCATCCACAACCGGGGCGAGGGCCCCACCAAGGAGGCCGTCGCCGGCGCCCTGAAGGAGGTCGGTCTGCCCGAGTCCCTCCTCGACCACTGGGACGAGACCCCTTACGAGGCCGAGCTGCGCGCCTCCCACAACGAGGGCATCGAGAAGGTGGGCCAGGAGGTCGGCACCCCGGTCATCGCCGTCCCCGGCGCCGACGGCGAGCAGATCGCCTTCTTCGGCCCGGTCGTCACCCCCGCTCCCAAGGGCGAGGCCGCGGCCAGGCTCTGGGACGGCACGCTCCTGGTGGCGAGCACCCCCGGCTTCTACGAGATCAAGCGCACGCGTACGCAGGGCCCCATTTTCGACTGA
- the pepN gene encoding aminopeptidase N, with product MPGENLSRDEAQERAALLSVDGYEVFLDLRSAVGDSQEGDTTPRTFRSVTTIRFRCAEPGAASFADLIAPSVTALSLNGKDLDPSEVFDGSRIALEDLREENELVVDAQCAYSRTGEGMHRFVDPEDGEVYLYTQYEPADSRRVFANFEQPDLKAPFRFSAQAPEGWTVWSNGAGEQADGVWKFAETKPISTYITAVVAGPYHYVTDSYERVFEDGTRLEIPLGAMCRKGLAKHFDADDVFLVTKQGLDFFHDHFDFPYPFGKYDQAFVPEYNLGAMENPGCVTFREEFIFRGKVTQASYERRANVILHEMAHMWFGDLVTMRWWDDLWLKESFADFMGSFSMVEATRFTNGWITFANNRKAWAYRADQLPSTHPVTADIRDLEDAKLNFDGITYAKGASVLKQLVAYAGRDAFLEGARRYFKRHAYGNTRLGDLLSVLEETSGRDLAAWSRAWLETAGVNSLTPQVTLSAEGRITELAVVQEAAESHPTLRPHRVAVGLYRRSDAGDLVRYARAEVDVEGPRTAVAELVGAEAPELVLVNDDDLTYCKIRFDETSLATLREHLGGLTDPLARALCWSALWNLTRDALMPARDFIGLVLRFAGRETDIGVLQMLHAWAGTAHTHYAAPGWREEGGRLLAEGALRELRIAEPGSQHQLTWARFFASVASSEADLQLLQGLLDGTAKIDGLEVDQELRWAFQLPLAVHGVADERALAAELSRDDTASGKRHQIRCLAARPSAAVKAQAWASVVESDALSNALVEATIAGFAQPSQRGLVAEYAPKYFAAIERVWAERSIQIGMDVVRGLFPHLQDSAGTVAAADAWLSAHESAPPALRRLVLESRDDLSRALRAQECDAA from the coding sequence GTGCCCGGTGAGAATCTGTCCCGCGACGAGGCCCAGGAGCGGGCCGCGCTGTTGTCCGTCGACGGGTACGAGGTCTTCCTCGACCTGCGGTCGGCGGTCGGCGACAGCCAGGAAGGCGACACCACGCCGCGCACCTTCCGCTCCGTCACGACGATCCGCTTCCGCTGCGCCGAGCCCGGCGCGGCGAGCTTCGCGGACCTGATCGCCCCGAGCGTCACCGCCCTGTCGCTGAACGGCAAGGACCTCGACCCCTCCGAGGTCTTCGACGGCAGCCGCATCGCGCTGGAGGACCTCCGCGAGGAGAACGAGCTGGTGGTGGACGCCCAGTGCGCCTACAGCCGCACCGGCGAGGGCATGCACCGCTTCGTCGACCCCGAGGACGGCGAGGTCTACCTCTACACGCAGTACGAGCCCGCGGACTCCCGCCGCGTCTTCGCCAACTTCGAGCAGCCCGACCTGAAGGCCCCCTTCCGCTTCTCCGCACAGGCCCCCGAGGGCTGGACGGTGTGGAGCAACGGGGCGGGCGAGCAGGCCGACGGCGTCTGGAAGTTCGCCGAGACCAAGCCCATCTCGACGTACATCACCGCCGTCGTCGCCGGGCCCTACCACTACGTGACCGACTCCTACGAGCGCGTCTTCGAGGACGGCACCCGGCTGGAGATCCCGCTCGGCGCGATGTGCCGCAAGGGCCTGGCGAAGCACTTCGACGCGGACGACGTCTTCCTGGTCACCAAGCAGGGCCTGGACTTCTTCCACGACCACTTCGACTTCCCCTACCCCTTCGGGAAGTACGACCAGGCCTTCGTGCCGGAGTACAACCTGGGCGCGATGGAGAACCCGGGCTGTGTGACGTTCCGCGAGGAGTTCATCTTCCGCGGCAAGGTGACCCAGGCGTCGTACGAGCGCCGGGCGAACGTCATCCTGCACGAGATGGCGCACATGTGGTTCGGCGACCTGGTCACCATGCGCTGGTGGGACGACCTGTGGCTCAAGGAGTCCTTCGCCGACTTCATGGGCTCCTTCTCGATGGTCGAGGCGACCCGGTTCACCAACGGCTGGATCACCTTCGCCAACAACCGCAAGGCGTGGGCGTACCGCGCCGACCAGCTGCCCTCCACGCACCCGGTCACGGCAGACATCCGCGACCTGGAGGACGCCAAGCTGAACTTCGACGGGATCACGTACGCCAAGGGCGCGTCGGTCCTCAAGCAGCTCGTGGCGTACGCGGGCCGCGACGCCTTCCTGGAGGGCGCCCGGCGCTACTTCAAGCGGCACGCGTACGGCAACACCCGCCTCGGCGACCTGCTCTCGGTCCTCGAGGAGACCAGCGGGCGCGACCTGGCGGCCTGGTCGCGGGCCTGGCTGGAGACGGCGGGCGTCAACTCCCTCACCCCGCAGGTCACCCTGAGCGCCGAGGGCCGGATCACGGAGCTGGCCGTCGTCCAGGAGGCGGCCGAGAGCCACCCGACGCTGCGCCCGCACCGGGTGGCCGTGGGACTGTACCGCCGCTCGGACGCGGGCGACCTCGTGCGGTACGCCCGCGCGGAGGTGGACGTCGAGGGCCCGCGCACCGCGGTCGCGGAGCTGGTCGGCGCCGAGGCGCCCGAGCTCGTCCTGGTCAACGACGACGACCTGACGTACTGCAAGATCCGCTTCGACGAGACCTCCCTCGCCACCCTGCGCGAGCACCTCGGGGGCCTCACCGACCCCCTCGCCCGCGCCCTGTGCTGGTCGGCGCTGTGGAACCTCACGCGGGACGCGCTCATGCCCGCGCGGGACTTCATCGGCCTCGTGCTGCGGTTCGCCGGGCGCGAGACCGACATCGGCGTGCTCCAGATGCTGCACGCCTGGGCGGGTACGGCCCACACGCACTACGCCGCGCCCGGCTGGCGCGAGGAGGGCGGGCGGCTGCTCGCCGAGGGCGCGCTGCGGGAGCTGCGGATCGCCGAGCCCGGCAGCCAGCACCAGCTGACGTGGGCCCGGTTCTTCGCCTCCGTGGCCTCGTCGGAGGCCGACCTCCAGCTCCTCCAGGGCCTGTTGGACGGCACGGCGAAGATCGACGGCCTGGAGGTGGACCAGGAGCTGCGCTGGGCGTTCCAGCTGCCGCTCGCGGTGCACGGCGTGGCGGACGAGCGGGCGCTCGCCGCCGAGCTGTCCCGCGACGACACCGCGTCCGGCAAGCGCCACCAGATCCGCTGCCTCGCCGCGCGCCCGTCGGCGGCGGTGAAGGCGCAGGCCTGGGCCTCCGTGGTGGAGTCGGACGCCCTGTCCAACGCCCTGGTGGAGGCGACGATCGCGGGCTTCGCCCAGCCCTCGCAGCGGGGTCTCGTCGCCGAGTACGCGCCGAAGTACTTCGCCGCCATCGAGCGGGTCTGGGCGGAGCGTTCCATCCAGATCGGCATGGACGTGGTGCGGGGCCTCTTCCCGCACCTCCAGGACAGCGCCGGGACGGTGGCCGCCGCGGACGCGTGGCTCTCCGCCCACGAGTCGGCCCCGCCGGCCCTGCGCCGCCTCGTCCTGGAGTCCCGCGACGACCTGTCCCGGGCCCTGCGCGCCCAGGAGTGCGACGCCGCCTAG
- a CDS encoding S1 family peptidase, translated as MTPPRAITRRLVLTGIGVAALIAGTLTAAATSSAASDPTPKAIGATAAGRLADSLTDGSRGGTAGAYYDSAAKKLVVNVLDEAAADRVRAAGAEPRAVTHSQAQLDAVLRTLGERAVPGTSRGTDPVLNKVVVTADSTVTGAALDRLKQRVAAQGGKAVLKRTAGTFQPLIRGGDAIWSSSGRCSLGFNVVKNGQPYFLTAGHCAALAGTSWSETQGGPVIGQVEDYGFPGRDDAIVKYTANVAHPSEVNLYNGGSQQITGARQAVVGEQVQRSGSTTRLHGGTVQRLNVSVTYPQGTVNGLIQTNVCAEPGDSGGAMFAGSSALGLTSGGSGNCSSGGQTFFAPVVDALSRYGAQIG; from the coding sequence GTGACACCCCCACGAGCAATCACGCGGCGCCTCGTCCTGACCGGCATCGGCGTCGCCGCTCTGATCGCGGGCACCCTCACCGCGGCGGCCACCAGCTCGGCGGCTTCGGACCCCACTCCGAAGGCCATCGGCGCCACCGCGGCGGGCAGGCTCGCCGACTCCCTGACCGACGGCTCCCGCGGCGGCACCGCGGGCGCCTACTACGACTCCGCGGCCAAGAAGCTCGTCGTCAACGTCCTCGACGAGGCCGCGGCCGACCGGGTCCGCGCCGCCGGCGCCGAACCGAGGGCGGTCACCCACTCCCAGGCCCAGCTGGACGCGGTCCTGCGGACCCTGGGCGAGCGCGCGGTCCCCGGCACGTCACGCGGCACGGACCCGGTCCTGAACAAGGTGGTCGTCACCGCCGACTCCACGGTCACGGGCGCTGCCCTCGACCGGCTCAAGCAGCGCGTGGCGGCCCAGGGCGGCAAGGCGGTCCTCAAGCGGACGGCGGGCACCTTCCAGCCGCTCATCCGCGGCGGCGACGCCATCTGGAGCTCCAGCGGCCGCTGTTCCCTTGGCTTCAACGTCGTCAAGAACGGCCAGCCCTACTTCCTCACCGCGGGCCACTGCGCCGCCCTCGCGGGCACCAGCTGGTCCGAGACCCAGGGCGGGCCCGTGATCGGCCAGGTCGAGGACTACGGCTTCCCCGGGCGCGACGACGCCATCGTGAAGTACACCGCGAACGTCGCCCACCCGAGCGAGGTCAACCTCTACAACGGCGGCTCCCAGCAGATCACCGGAGCCCGCCAAGCCGTGGTCGGCGAGCAGGTGCAGCGCAGCGGCTCCACCACGCGGCTGCACGGGGGCACCGTGCAGCGGCTCAACGTGTCCGTCACCTACCCCCAGGGCACGGTCAACGGTCTGATCCAGACCAACGTCTGCGCCGAGCCCGGTGACAGCGGCGGCGCGATGTTCGCGGGCAGCAGCGCGCTCGGGCTCACCTCCGGCGGCAGCGGCAACTGCTCCAGCGGCGGCCAGACCTTCTTCGCGCCGGTCGTGGACGCGCTGTCCCGCTACGGGGCACAGATCGGCTGA
- a CDS encoding serine hydrolase domain-containing protein — MAVPTRLTPVRTGFVGAVVAAAAVAGALTGPAAAAPRTDRDHHRTRAAIEAAVRAGVPGVTAHAHDRRGPWSAAAGVGDLRAGTPRGEHDRFRAASITKTFVATVVLQLEAEGRLDLDDKVGTWLPGVIEGNGHDGDEISVRQLLNHTSGIYDYSADPDFDRRLATPEFYAHRYRTWEPDELVAIAMRHEPDAAPGRDWNYSNTNYVVAGMIVEKVTGRPYGDEIRDRIINPLRLRATSVPGTTPTLPRPASRAYSKLSGSKLSGDATGKTYDVTELNPTMAGAAGEMISDAADLNRFYAALLRGALLPAQQLAAMKKTVLAKGEEGAGGRYGLGLLRLELPCGTVVWGHGGGIHGSLSLALTTADGRHALALNYNGDWSRGQDRILNAEFCGA; from the coding sequence ATGGCAGTGCCCACACGGCTCACGCCGGTCCGGACGGGGTTCGTGGGAGCGGTCGTCGCGGCCGCGGCGGTGGCGGGGGCCCTGACCGGCCCCGCCGCGGCCGCGCCCCGCACGGACCGGGACCACCACCGGACCCGGGCCGCCATCGAGGCCGCCGTGCGCGCCGGCGTCCCCGGCGTGACCGCCCACGCACACGACCGACGCGGCCCCTGGAGCGCCGCCGCGGGCGTCGGCGACCTGCGCGCGGGGACCCCGCGCGGCGAGCACGACCGCTTCCGCGCGGCCAGTATCACCAAGACGTTCGTGGCGACCGTGGTGCTCCAACTGGAGGCGGAGGGAAGGCTCGACCTCGACGACAAGGTGGGCACCTGGCTGCCCGGCGTGATCGAGGGCAACGGCCACGACGGCGACGAGATCAGCGTCCGCCAGCTCCTCAACCACACCAGCGGCATCTACGACTACAGCGCGGACCCCGACTTCGACCGGCGCCTCGCGACCCCCGAGTTCTACGCCCACCGCTACCGCACCTGGGAGCCCGACGAGCTGGTCGCGATCGCGATGCGCCACGAGCCGGACGCCGCCCCCGGCCGGGACTGGAACTACTCCAACACCAACTACGTCGTCGCCGGAATGATCGTCGAGAAGGTGACGGGCAGGCCGTACGGGGACGAGATCCGCGACCGGATCATCAACCCCCTGCGCCTGCGCGCCACCTCCGTGCCCGGCACCACGCCCACCCTGCCCCGGCCCGCCTCGCGCGCGTACTCCAAACTCTCCGGCTCCAAGCTCTCCGGCGACGCCACGGGCAAGACGTACGACGTGACCGAGCTGAACCCGACCATGGCGGGCGCCGCGGGCGAGATGATCTCCGACGCGGCCGATCTGAACCGCTTCTACGCCGCCCTGCTGCGCGGTGCCCTGCTGCCCGCCCAGCAGCTCGCCGCGATGAAGAAGACGGTCCTCGCCAAGGGCGAGGAGGGCGCGGGCGGCCGCTACGGCCTCGGCCTGCTCCGGCTCGAACTGCCCTGCGGCACCGTCGTCTGGGGCCACGGCGGCGGCATCCACGGCTCCCTCTCCCTGGCCCTGACCACGGCCGACGGCCGCCACGCGCTCGCGCTCAACTACAACGGCGACTGGTCGCGCGGCCAGGACAGGATCCTGAACGCCGAGTTCTGCGGCGCCTGA
- a CDS encoding TIGR03767 family metallophosphoesterase, with protein MSRIRSVATAVTTAAVNRRAFLAATGAVSLSAGVGYALGPGAGHGEAAAAHRGPVAVSRRAPAAPLAPYRAGTTLGTVAAPRGTSGFRRLGDGPAWPRVVRADLAAPHRGREARRTALAAFVQFTDLHLVDVQHPLRYEYLRAQTASAWRPQEALSVAGAVSLVERVNALRGAPATGAPLHFVMTTGDNTDNNSRTELDWFLKVMSGGRVTPNSGDPRHYEGVQNSGLELYWHPDAALRDADKRLGFPRLHGFLDAAIRQVNSPGLNLPWYSTVGNHDALPGGCYAPGDSYFADLAVGGRKLMSLDEARGAALWKAVKKGRDPKGAHFKELLRAEARRMRPVTPDEARAPFTPTEYVQAHLDPAHAGRGPVGHGYTQENLANRTQYYAFRITDDVLGISLDTTDPGGHYEGSLGTAQLRWLERILKAVERGGDASYAIVFSHHTSRSMRNLTTDPHHPREQRHGGDEVLALLRRHRSVLAWVNGHSHKNAITPHGSLWEVSTASHVDFPQLARVLELVDNHDGTLSLFTTLIESAAPHRTDFADLSQTGLAALYRELALNAPGAKPALGGAPGDRNTELVLRKR; from the coding sequence ATGTCGCGCATACGCTCTGTCGCCACCGCCGTCACGACCGCCGCCGTCAACCGCCGCGCGTTCCTCGCCGCGACGGGCGCGGTGTCCCTCTCCGCGGGCGTCGGCTACGCCCTCGGCCCCGGAGCGGGCCACGGGGAGGCGGCCGCCGCCCACCGCGGCCCGGTCGCGGTGTCCCGCCGCGCCCCCGCCGCCCCGCTCGCCCCCTACCGCGCGGGCACGACGCTCGGCACGGTGGCGGCACCGCGCGGCACCTCCGGCTTCCGGCGCCTCGGCGACGGCCCGGCCTGGCCGCGCGTGGTGCGCGCGGACCTGGCCGCGCCCCACCGGGGCCGGGAGGCGCGCCGCACCGCGCTCGCCGCCTTCGTACAGTTCACGGATCTGCACCTGGTCGACGTACAGCACCCGCTGCGGTACGAGTACCTGCGCGCCCAGACGGCGAGCGCCTGGCGGCCGCAGGAGGCCCTGTCCGTGGCGGGCGCGGTCTCGCTCGTCGAGCGGGTCAACGCGCTGCGCGGCGCGCCCGCCACCGGCGCGCCCCTGCACTTCGTGATGACGACCGGCGACAACACGGACAACAACTCCCGCACCGAACTCGACTGGTTCCTCAAGGTGATGAGCGGCGGCCGCGTCACGCCCAACTCCGGGGACCCGCGCCACTACGAAGGCGTGCAGAACAGCGGTCTTGAGCTGTACTGGCACCCCGACGCCGCGCTGCGCGACGCCGACAAGCGCCTCGGCTTCCCGCGGCTGCACGGCTTCCTGGACGCCGCGATCCGGCAGGTCAACAGCCCCGGCCTGAACCTCCCCTGGTACTCCACCGTCGGCAACCACGACGCCCTGCCCGGCGGCTGCTACGCCCCCGGCGACTCGTACTTCGCCGACCTCGCCGTCGGCGGCCGGAAGCTGATGTCCCTGGACGAGGCGCGTGGCGCCGCCCTGTGGAAGGCCGTCAAGAAGGGCCGCGACCCCAAGGGCGCCCACTTCAAGGAGCTGCTGCGGGCCGAGGCGCGCCGCATGCGCCCGGTCACCCCGGACGAGGCCCGCGCCCCCTTCACGCCCACCGAGTACGTCCAGGCCCACCTCGACCCGGCCCACGCGGGCCGCGGCCCCGTCGGCCACGGCTACACCCAGGAGAACCTGGCGAACCGCACGCAGTACTACGCCTTCCGCATCACCGACGACGTCCTCGGCATCAGCCTGGACACCACCGACCCGGGCGGCCACTACGAGGGCTCGCTCGGCACCGCCCAACTGCGCTGGCTGGAGCGGATCCTGAAGGCCGTCGAGCGCGGCGGCGACGCGTCGTACGCCATCGTCTTCAGCCACCACACCAGCCGCAGCATGCGCAATCTGACCACCGACCCGCACCACCCCCGCGAGCAGCGGCACGGCGGCGACGAGGTGCTCGCGCTGCTGCGCCGCCACCGCTCCGTGCTCGCCTGGGTGAACGGCCACAGCCACAAGAACGCCATCACCCCGCACGGCTCGCTCTGGGAGGTGTCCACCGCGTCGCACGTCGACTTCCCGCAGCTCGCGCGCGTGCTGGAGTTGGTCGACAACCACGACGGCACGCTGTCCCTCTTCACCACCCTGATCGAGTCGGCGGCCCCGCACCGCACCGACTTCGCCGATCTCTCCCAGACGGGCCTCGCGGCGCTCTACCGCGAGCTGGCCCTCAACGCCCCGGGCGCCAAACCGGCGCTCGGCGGCGCGCCGGGCGACCGCAACACGGAACTCGTCCTGCGCAAGCGCTGA
- a CDS encoding CGNR zinc finger domain-containing protein codes for MPAAHDPRPLTGEPLSLDLLNTRWMHDGARQDLLDDPEGLAVWLAANGLDERFTADAPTLRNVLAARDALAGLVDLPGKPGGEATAVARLDAVLTHGRIRARLTPEGPAEEPEFAEPAWGPAWLAARDYLDLLSAAPDRIRGCAHEACVLHFFDTSRNGTRRWCSMAVCGNRAKASRHYARTRP; via the coding sequence ATGCCCGCCGCCCACGACCCCCGCCCGCTCACCGGCGAGCCGCTCTCCCTGGACCTGCTCAACACCCGCTGGATGCACGACGGCGCTCGCCAGGACCTGCTCGACGACCCCGAGGGGCTCGCCGTCTGGCTCGCCGCGAACGGCCTCGACGAGCGCTTCACCGCCGACGCGCCCACGCTCCGGAACGTCCTCGCCGCCCGCGACGCGCTCGCCGGACTCGTCGACCTGCCGGGCAAGCCGGGCGGCGAGGCCACCGCGGTCGCCCGCCTCGACGCGGTGCTCACGCACGGCCGGATCCGGGCCCGGCTCACCCCCGAAGGGCCCGCGGAGGAGCCGGAGTTCGCCGAACCGGCCTGGGGGCCCGCCTGGCTCGCCGCGCGCGACTACCTGGACCTGCTGTCCGCCGCGCCCGACCGGATCCGCGGCTGCGCCCACGAGGCGTGCGTCCTGCACTTCTTCGACACCTCGCGCAACGGGACGCGGCGCTGGTGCAGCATGGCCGTCTGCGGCAACCGCGCCAAGGCCTCACGCCACTACGCCCGCACCCGCCCCTGA
- a CDS encoding VOC family protein has translation MTAISAPPTGHIGLNVTDLDRSLAFYRDVIGFEVTGEGAHEGRRYAFLGRAGTLALTLWQQASGAYDSGRAGLHHLSFEVDSVDAVREYERDLRAYGVEFAYDGVVPHGEGAASGGIFFHDPDGTRLEICTRSGAGDGAAPAGAAPTCGFF, from the coding sequence ATGACCGCGATCAGCGCACCGCCCACCGGGCACATCGGTCTGAACGTCACCGATCTGGACCGCTCGCTCGCCTTCTACCGGGACGTCATCGGCTTCGAGGTCACTGGCGAGGGGGCCCACGAGGGCCGCCGCTACGCCTTCCTCGGCCGCGCCGGCACCCTCGCGCTCACGCTGTGGCAGCAGGCGAGCGGCGCGTACGACTCGGGGCGCGCGGGCCTGCACCACCTGTCGTTCGAGGTGGACTCCGTCGACGCCGTCCGGGAGTACGAGCGCGACCTGCGGGCGTACGGCGTGGAGTTCGCCTACGACGGCGTCGTGCCGCACGGCGAGGGCGCCGCGTCCGGCGGGATCTTCTTCCACGACCCGGACGGCACCCGCCTGGAGATCTGCACCCGGTCCGGCGCCGGGGACGGCGCGGCCCCGGCGGGCGCGGCGCCGACCTGCGGCTTCTTCTAG
- a CDS encoding pyridoxamine 5'-phosphate oxidase family protein — protein sequence MTGHDPYHQGSRAVQDRVGVRALADHVGRSIGPGIRPVAAAFLELQPMLVIGARDPASGRVWASPLTGDPGFVRATGAHQMSVAGGAGAGDPLADALGRPGTPVGTIALDPRTRRRMRLGGRARPTPRGLAIEADRVFSNCPKYLQKRQLLAGRRAGGPAAEPRVSAELTAAQRRFVAAADTFFIATVRDGGADASHRGGNPGFVRVLSPTELSWPDYAGNAMFLTLGNLAADPGAGLLFLDWTTGTALQLTGTATTAYGPGGARTVHFALTEAVETSGASPWTWSAPEYSPANP from the coding sequence GTGACCGGGCACGACCCCTACCACCAAGGCTCGCGCGCCGTGCAGGACCGCGTGGGCGTGCGCGCGCTCGCCGACCACGTCGGCCGGTCCATCGGACCGGGAATCCGCCCCGTCGCCGCCGCGTTCCTGGAGCTCCAGCCGATGCTGGTCATCGGCGCGCGGGACCCGGCCAGCGGGCGGGTGTGGGCGTCGCCGCTCACCGGCGACCCCGGCTTCGTCCGGGCCACGGGGGCGCACCAGATGTCCGTGGCGGGCGGGGCCGGGGCGGGCGATCCGCTCGCCGACGCGCTCGGCCGCCCCGGCACGCCCGTCGGCACGATCGCGCTCGACCCGCGCACCCGGCGCCGGATGCGGCTGGGCGGCCGGGCCCGGCCGACGCCGCGCGGCCTCGCGATCGAGGCTGACCGGGTGTTCTCCAACTGCCCCAAATACCTGCAGAAGCGGCAACTGCTCGCGGGGCGGCGCGCGGGCGGGCCAGCGGCGGAGCCGCGCGTCAGCGCCGAACTGACCGCGGCGCAGCGGCGGTTCGTCGCCGCCGCCGACACCTTCTTCATCGCCACCGTGCGCGACGGCGGGGCCGACGCCAGCCACCGGGGCGGCAACCCCGGCTTCGTGCGGGTCCTGTCCCCCACCGAGCTGAGCTGGCCCGACTACGCGGGCAACGCCATGTTCCTCACCCTCGGCAACCTCGCCGCGGACCCCGGTGCCGGGCTGCTCTTCCTCGACTGGACCACCGGCACCGCGCTCCAGCTCACCGGCACCGCCACCACCGCGTACGGGCCGGGCGGCGCCCGCACCGTCCACTTCGCCCTCACCGAGGCCGTCGAGACCTCCGGGGCCAGCCCGTGGACCTGGTCCGCGCCCGAGTACTCCCCCGCCAACCCGTGA
- a CDS encoding NUDIX hydrolase — protein MHKELRVAAYAVCVRDGSVLLARWVAGDGSKRWTLPGGGMDHGEDPYDTVIREVDEETGYAVEPVALLGVDSLRRRYPRRLGAVADFHGLRIVYEGRVVGGDLRHETSGSTDLAAWHALDSVPGLDRVSLVDVGLGLWRGRPPNGHLT, from the coding sequence ATGCACAAGGAGCTCCGGGTGGCGGCCTACGCCGTATGCGTGCGGGACGGATCGGTGCTGCTCGCCCGCTGGGTCGCGGGGGACGGCAGCAAGCGCTGGACGCTGCCCGGAGGCGGCATGGACCACGGCGAGGACCCCTACGACACGGTGATCCGCGAGGTCGACGAGGAGACGGGGTACGCCGTCGAGCCCGTCGCGCTGCTCGGCGTCGACTCGCTGCGGCGGCGGTATCCGCGGCGGCTCGGGGCCGTCGCCGACTTCCACGGGCTGCGGATCGTGTACGAGGGGCGGGTGGTGGGGGGGGATCTGCGCCACGAGACGTCGGGGTCGACGGACCTGGCGGCGTGGCACGCGCTGGACTCCGTCCCGGGGCTCGACCGGGTGAGCCTGGTCGACGTGGGGCTCGGTCTGTGGCGGGGGCGGCCGCCCAACGGCCACCTCACCTGA